The DNA window TGCTGCTTGCGCGGAATAGAATCTCGTTAGTGGACGGCAGGGCGTTGCCCTGTAAGTTGAGAAATTTGGTGCTGACGAGCAACAAGATCGACAGGTTTGAGCTGCTGTCGAGTCTGCGATTTGCCCCTCGTACACTAAAAGTTTTATCGTTGCGCGGGAACCCAATATGCCATCTCGAAGATTATAGAATCAACGTAATAAGATACCTGCCATATTTACAGTCATTGGATTTTACAACTGTGACAAAAGATGAACGGCTCGCCGCCAGGAAGCTAAAAAAGTTGAATCCAGTAGCAGAGGAGAGCGTCAGCTTGAGTTCCATTGTGACTACTAGTACGAATAAGGATAAAGAGACCGAGTTAATGGACCTCGTCGTTAGCAAAATGTCGGAGGAGCAAAGAAAGAACCTGGTGgaccaattgaacaaagcAACATCTTTGGAAGAGATTAGCAGATTGGAAAAAATCCTTTCGGGAGGTGCATAATGTAGTCATAGAAGTTACCACTACAACATAACTTAATATACAACGAATTAGGACAGAATATATGCTACAGTATTTAGTCTAAACCATATGTGTAGTTTTCTTAAAAGTGCAGATGCAGATGCCCACCTGTGGGGAAAACCCATTTTATCATGTAGCGGCCCTGTAAAATTTCGGTACTTGCCTTTTCAATGTTCAAGCTCCTTCAACTGTAGCGTTATCCACGGCGGCTGCTTCAGCAGGCGCTTCACCGGAATTTTCCTGGCTGGTTGCACCTGTTGCTGTAGATGGAGATGCAGTGTTTGTAGCTTCCTTAAGATCGCCCTTTTCTGATTTAACACCATCAGAATCGATGCCGGGGATCCCATGTGCAGTCAGGAACTCGAATATACTTTTTTGGACGTTATTCCCCTTCTTCGTTTCGTTCTCTTCACCAACGGCTCCTGTCACTTTATTGAAGCTGTCAATGTATGTAAAGAACGCGTTGAACACGTTGTCGTCGACTTCTTCCTTGTAAATCTTATCGTAGATATGCTTCATCTTGAAAGCGTCGATTTCATTTTGGTATTTGCTGAAGTCGATCGGGTCATAACCAAACTTCTCCAATCTTGAGTTGTACCCCTCGTATACGGGAGATTCCAGCAGAAGCCCGAGAGCTGGGGCTTTAGGgatatttattttttgtggACCGTACGCTTGGGATATTCTTTCCACTGGAGTACCGCACCGAGTAATTAGAGTAGCCATGGAGATCATTTTCCGGATTTGATGCAGCATGAAAGATTGACCGTGGATCTTAATGGAAACCCACTCCGTTTGAGCGTCCCCGATGACGAATGGTTCAGAGACCTTGATTTCCTTCATAAACCTGATCGCACTTGGATCTTTGAAATCTTTACCCAGGGTGAAGTTGTGGAAATTGTGCGCGTTGATGTATTGTTTCATCGCACTGCGGAACTTGGTCAATTTCTCCTTGGAGATACGATACTTTCTGCGCAACTTGTTTTCTAGTTGTTTGTATTGCTTGACTTTCAAGTATAATTCTTCGGAGTCAGAAAATTCTTCCTTTGGTGGAGGTGTATACGCTCTAATCTGTTTAATTTCGTCGTCCGAGAAAGTTTCCCCTGACAGCTTTTCAAATTCAGCCCAGAACTGTTGAGATTCCGTGTCCTCGTCAAGAACACCTGGCAAGTCTTTCTTGCTCTGTTCGATGTCGTTGTAAAGGATGGACCCCGGTTTTGGACCGATCAGTGAGTACGTTGGGAGCAAATATTCGTACCAACGGGATGAGCACATCTTCCTACAGTCGAAGGCCTTGTTCACCCTGTTGATATCCCACACTCTGATACCTTCAGGTAAACactcgttgatcttctgTTTGATCGTGGGATCCTCGATAATCAGTTTCACCGAGATCAGATTACCCCCAGCATGGACACCTTT is part of the Huiozyma naganishii CBS 8797 chromosome 4, complete genome genome and encodes:
- the LEA1 gene encoding U2 snRNP complex subunit LEA1 (similar to Saccharomyces cerevisiae LEA1 (YPL213W); ancestral locus Anc_6.230); the encoded protein is MQLTPSIVTDAPSYYVNHLQRQYNLDKVVILRDLGLENDSISMPTSLKRLAFPTHIIDLTNNELTSIPNLSPRQDIHTLLLARNRISLVDGRALPCKLRNLVLTSNKIDRFELLSSLRFAPRTLKVLSLRGNPICHLEDYRINVIRYLPYLQSLDFTTVTKDERLAARKLKKLNPVAEESVSLSSIVTTSTNKDKETELMDLVVSKMSEEQRKNLVDQLNKATSLEEISRLEKILSGGA
- the PUS1 gene encoding pseudouridine synthase PUS1 (similar to Saccharomyces cerevisiae PUS2 (YGL063W) and PUS1 (YPL212C); ancestral locus Anc_6.226); its protein translation is MSEQELRPAYDDESNGDELKRGSIYKQTRARKADIAGSFEGKKDEWPVEKKQRVGKPAEVDAEGNVVPKPVRLPKRKVAVMVGYCGTGYCGMQYNPPNPTIEATLFKAFCDSGAISQDNANDLKKNGFMRAARTDKGVHAGGNLISVKLIIEDPTIKQKINECLPEGIRVWDINRVNKAFDCRKMCSSRWYEYLLPTYSLIGPKPGSILYNDIEQSKKDLPGVLDEDTESQQFWAEFEKLSGETFSDDEIKQIRAYTPPPKEEFSDSEELYLKVKQYKQLENKLRRKYRISKEKLTKFRSAMKQYINAHNFHNFTLGKDFKDPSAIRFMKEIKVSEPFVIGDAQTEWVSIKIHGQSFMLHQIRKMISMATLITRCGTPVERISQAYGPQKINIPKAPALGLLLESPVYEGYNSRLEKFGYDPIDFSKYQNEIDAFKMKHIYDKIYKEEVDDNVFNAFFTYIDSFNKVTGAVGEENETKKGNNVQKSIFEFLTAHGIPGIDSDGVKSEKGDLKEATNTASPSTATGATSQENSGEAPAEAAAVDNATVEGA